The following proteins are encoded in a genomic region of Salvia splendens isolate huo1 unplaced genomic scaffold, SspV2 ctg182, whole genome shotgun sequence:
- the LOC121789240 gene encoding uncharacterized protein LOC121789240, which yields MDSLNTEIQDGSVEEVAEKFMVMREECLEGQFDSIKKLRETNVPSVSYTRQPNSDDEEDSDEDDAIIENNMSAMEVDAPQPQRQLDHNLTDIVADESSTKDTPQVVDEWTVVSKKSKGRMN from the exons ATGGACTCTCTCAATACTGAGATTCAGGATGGCAGTGTTGAGGAG GTTGCAGAAAAGTTTATGGTAATGCGTGAAGAATGTTTAGAAGGTCAGTTTGATTCGATAAAGAAGCTGCGAGAAACAAATGTTCCAAGTGTTTCGTATACCAGACAG CCCAACAGCGATGACGAGGAAGACAGTGATGAAGATGATGCAATTATAGAGAACAATATGTCAGCAATGGAAGTTGATGCTCCACAACCACagcgccaattggatcacaatctGACTGATATTGTGGCTGATGAAAGTAGCACGAAAGATACTCCTCAAGTTGTGGATGAATGGACTGTTGTTTCAAAAAAGAGTAAAGGGAGAATGAATTGA
- the LOC121789235 gene encoding pre-rRNA-processing protein TSR2-like gives MNNHRMTPEAAAQFGDGIQMVLSRWAALRMAIENGWGGRDSLQKSQQLGHNLFNFLTQSKDQVYIDDVEDILYEFMDSLNTEIQDGSVEEVAEKFMVMREECLEGQFDSIKKLRETNVPSVSYTRQPNSDDEEDSDEDDAIIENNMSAMEVDAPQPQRQLDHNLTDIVADESSTKDTPQVVDEWTVVSKKSKGRKN, from the exons ATGAACAACCACCGTATGACTCCGGAGGCAGCGGCGCAATTCGGTGATGGAATTCAGATGGTTCTTTCTCGGTGGGCTGCACTGCGGATGGCCATCGAAAACGGGTGGGGTGGCCGCGACTCTCTCCAGAAATCGCAGCAGCTCGGCCACAacctcttcaatttcctcacTCAATCGAAAG ATCAAGTGTATATTGATGATGTAGAGGATATACTTTATGAATTCATGGACTCTCTCAATACTGAGATTCAGGACGGCAGTGTAGAGGAG GTTGCAGAAAAGTTTATGGTAATGCGTGAAGAATGTTTAGAAGGTCAGTTTGATTCGATAAAGAAGCTGCGAGAAACAAATGTTCCAAGTGTTTCGTATACCAGACAG CCCAACAGCGATGACGAGGAAGACAGTGATGAAGATGATGCAATTATAGAGAACAATATGTCAGCAATGGAAGTTGATGCTCCACAACCACagcgccaattggatcacaatctGACTGATATTGTGGCTGATGAAAGTAGCACGAAAGATACTCCTCAAGTTGTGGATGAATGGACTGTTGTTTCAAAAAAGAGTAAAGGGAGAAAGAATTGA
- the LOC121789237 gene encoding pre-rRNA-processing protein TSR2-like encodes MNNHRMTPEAAAQFGDGIQMVLSRWAALRMAIENGWGGRDSLQKSQQLGHNLFNFLTQSKDQVYIDDVEDILYEFMDSLNTEIQDGSVEEVAEKFMVMREECLEGQFDLIKKLRETNVPSVSYTRQPNNDDEEDSDEDDAIIENNMSAMEVDAPQPQRQLDHNLTDIVADESSTKDTPQVVDDWTVVSKKSKGRKN; translated from the exons ATGAACAACCACCGTATGACTCCGGAGGCAGCGGCGCAATTCGGTGATGGAATTCAGATGGTTCTTTCTCGGTGGGCTGCACTGCGGATGGCCATCGAAAACGGGTGGGGTGGCCGCGACTCTCTCCAGAAATCGCAGCAGCTCGGCCACAacctcttcaatttcctcacTCAATCGAAAG ATCAAGTGTATATTGATGATGTAGAGGATATACTTTATGAATTCATGGACTCTCTCAATACTGAGATTCAGGACGGCAGTGTAGAGGAG GTTGCAGAAAAGTTTATGGTAATGCGTGAAGAATGTTTAGAAGGTCAGTTTGATTTGATAAAGAAGCTGCGAGAAACAAATGTTCCAAGTGTTTCGTATACCAGACAG CCCAACAACGATGACGAGGAAGACAGTGATGAAGATGATGCAATTATAGAGAACAATATGTCAGCAATGGAAGTTGATGCTCCACAACCACagcgccaattggatcacaatctGACTGATATTGTGGCTGATGAAAGTAGCACGAAAGATACCCCTCAAGTTGTGGATGATTGGACTGTTGTTTCAAAAAAGAGTAAAGGGAGAAAGAATTGA